TGTCTAATTTACAGTAATTTTATCCAATTACTATGACCTGCCATTTAATGACATTGTTGACTGGCAAAAGTTCTCTCTTGTGCTTAAGGAGAGTGACGTCTACGGGCTAAAGTCTATCCTGAAGTCCGTGTCACATGAAAAGTTTGTTGATTTACATAACCGCTTAGTTGAGGTATTTTCTAATTCCTCATTTAACTAATGCAGAAAAAAAAATACCTGCTTGCTACTTAACCACTTTGAGATATAAAATACATTCCTACTCTTCTAAAGGCAGTGCAAATATTAATTATGAACAAACACTTAGATTTTTGCAATTTTAGTCTGAACCTTGTTTAAGTTTGACAGTTCCAATTGTCAGATTCCTGCAATAAGTAATTGTGGAAAACTAACAGTTGTTACATGGTAATGTTAGTTTTGGAATATAGAATAAATGTACTAATATTACTTCAGTGATCAAGGTTTAGAACCTTCATAGGCATGCTATCCGTTTTCTGGACATTAATGCTTGGTTAACCATCTAGGTTTGTTATATTCAAAGCATTGTTTCAGATTTGGGTCAAATGGCAATTGGAATTAAAAAAGGATCCACTTTGTATTTTCTTGTAGTTCCAGAACCTGGTCCACAATACCACGAAGGTGACTTGTTAATGACATAGTTTTACATTCGTGTTGTCTAAATGATGCTTGAGCGTCCAATCCCTAAGCATAAGAAGTACTGGCTATGGTTAAGAGATAAGTAGAAATTTGTTTTGTCAAAGTAGACTTACATCTAATAACATTTTACATTTGCCAGGCCCAGAAACACTTTGAATGGCATTCACCTCCAATACCTTACGATGCATTTCACATGGTAATGTACGAGCTCTGGCTTAGGCACCATGTCATTAAGTACTGAGACAAGGTTGATTGATGGACTATGCGTTTTATCCAACTTTTGATTGATGGACCATTCATTTGATCCAACTTTTGATGAAACTCTGAACTGGTTCAAGGCCCAGTACATCTGCATATAGAGATGCAATATTGTTAAAGTTTGTGAGTAAATTCAACCACAGAAGTATGGAAGGAGAAGAAGCCATGGAATGGGTTTGGAACTTTTTACTAGAGCATCTTTTCCAGTGTGTATCAACCATTTTCATATAGCAAGAAAAGGGTTCGCAAAATGGTAGAGAGTAGGCAGCAATCGAACAGAGGTTGGTACCTCCCTTATCATCTCGGTATTGCTTGGCAGTTTTAAACAATACACTATAGTttcttatttttcaattttgtttcATTCTGGAGAATTAATCGCACTAAATTGTGGCTTCTTTATGTGTTTTGTTCTTCAATTAACTGTTGTAATCATGAGAGGAGTAGATGTTAACTTGTGCTGTTTCACTTGCTATAGTTTGTAGTCTCTCCTGTGATCCACTGACATTCTCTTTCACAGCTCTGTGATCCTATGGACACAATTCGCGTAGAATAATAATATAGAGAGTGTTTTGGGTTATCTCATATCAGAAAATATAATTGTTGCAATTAGTTAGGGATAAGAGTTTGTTTCTGTACTTCCATGGGAGTTAAAAAAACTAGTtacaaagaaaattttaaaaatttgtacataattttttttattgattgatACATTTTTATGTAGTATATCTAATTATCATCATTTTCATCATCATGTTTAATAAATTACCCACAAGCTACTAAATAAATAGGGAAAAAAATAAACATTGTAtcaatttgtatttttttaatttatggcTTCAAATAAATAAAGCAGCGAAGCCCATGCAAGTTGGGCCAAAAGGCCCATAACCCAATAGACATGGTCACTTCCCCTACGGCATGGCACGATGAACTTTTCCTAGCTAGTGATTTTTgccgtatttaattattaaagatataaaaatttaaataggtTTAATCATATCTAAGGTTCATATAAAGTATTTTTATAAGCCTataaaagatattaattaaagaacataaaaatacaaatgataTCTTGGACATGAGTTGACAAGCACTCATGTGGAGGTGTCGGTTTGAGGGGCGTATCACGTTAGGAAAACGAAGGCCGTTGTCCAATTTCGAACTATATCGGCAGGTGGAAAATGCACAGCCACTGAGCTGTGCCAATGTAATTGGTGGGGCCCGCCCGGCTCAATCATTGGTGGCCGGGTACGGCTTCACTGATTGAACACATGTGTTTGGTGTTCTGCCGCCGCGAGATTTTCCAGCCGTCGATTGTGAATCGGACGGCGAGGCGATGTCCCACCTCGATGGATGCTCATGCAGAACAAAACAACTCCACAGCGATCGTCTACGTGTGGATCAGCTCGAACGCTCATGCATGTTAACGTGCATGTCGATGATAATCGCAAAGGTACAAAAATCCAAGGAATCTTCCtagaaaaatgatttttttttttaatgatgcaTGAAaggttatattaaaaaatttatatttatatagcGATGGTTGAAGAGATCGAATAGTCAAGTGAATGATTGATGATCATTTCACAAAAGAGATGGATGAAAGAGGAGACAAAAGGTAATAGGAAATGAAAGTGTCTCCATTGCTAATGTAGATCACTTGGAGAATTATAAATTGTGATTGTTGATTTGTTGTACCTTTAATCTATCAAACATTCCTTTGTACTAAGTGCTTCTATCTACCGTTTGTGATTTTAATAGGCCTCTAATAACTATAGATCACAATGTATGAAAATTTGATGAATCCCTATTGTAAtagtaaatatataattttggaaATCAAGAGATGATGACGCTAGGCGCTAGCTATCGTTCGACTACCTAGAGTCATTCGAATCACGAGATAGTAAACATCATGCAGTGTTTCTAAGTACGCACGAGAAATCAAAGTCTTTGGACTATGGTGCCAATTGTTTGACATATTTAACATGCAGTTAACGATGGCATTTATTTCTCACACAAATGACTAATTAATTAATTGCATTTCTTGTTTGTATTTCATAGTGTTTGTGTTTGATGGCCTTTTTCCACAGCTAGAGGGCCCTTTTCCACTCAActttatgtttgtattatagctAAGATGACCTAAAGGGACTACTTAATGGCCCTCCTCCACTCAAATTGTGAAATTGAGATAAAACCCCATGGGACCCTAGATTGAACCTATATGATTGAATAATtagtaataaatataaaattattaatcatATTATGATATTATTAATTGATAGTTAGAAGGGGAGTTTTGACGTAATAGTAAAATTATTGTCATGTTACCTGTGGTCATGTATTCGAGTTATGGAAATAGTCTTTTACAATGCTGATTAAGACTCCGTATAATAACCCTTCTCGGATCAAGATCCTCATTGACGGAAGATTCATGCACTGGATTGTTCTATTATTAATTGATTAgttaataaacatgctaataataataataatactttcTTGATGTCATTAATtgatagttatttttgaaaaattatgacaAATAATCATCTCCAAATGAACAACCTTTATGGTTAGAGAGAAGCTTCACCTGCAGTGCACAGTTATTCCTTGGCCATTCTAAAGAGCACCAAGGAACTAAGTACAGATACACGCAGCAAACGTACAACAAAGTTGGCACACCACCAAAACGTACACAGGCACagctacatatatatatatatatatccacatTCAAGGAATCatcataaaaatttaaactaaaagaaaagaagaagaccaCAAAACATGCATAATCGAAAGACCTTTTCTAGAATGCCTGGAGCTGGCCACCAACGTAACCTAACTGGACCAGTGACCAGATGATCAATCAATGGAAGTGTCCTCCATGAATGAACGTCAGGCAATTAGCTAGTCAGCCAATGGCATCGCTTCAGCCGCCGGCCAGGGAGGCAGACTTAACGGTGCATGTCTCCACTTCATGCCTTGGCTGATCACAATTGCCTGGCTACATGCCAAGAACCAACCAGCGTGGCTTTGTGGTATCCCAGAGCTTTGAGCCTTCAAGCTGAGACACATCATGTGTGTGTGGTGGCATAAGCTAGCTGCTAGTAAAGCTCTTGGCAGGGGGCCACAGCATTATGACGAACACAGAAAGTGATTAGTTAATTATACGCTGAAACAATGTTTGGATAAGGAAGCACACAACTCATGCATGGGccatgcaagtgtttattttattttattttattttttttcccatcaTTGTAAATCGGAAAGCACTCATGCTATTCATCAGTCCAGGTAAAAGTTTACCCAGGCTGTAGCCTGTAGCTCGGGGACCCAACCCGGGGGACTCACaacaaattatattaattttggttgtttattatatgaattttgaaattttcaatTAAAACAAAAGGTTTTTAGCCCGGGGACATCCGGGAGGTCAAATTCATGCTCCGCCATTGCTCGTCGTTGCACCATTGTCTCGGGACTAAGATAGAGGGTTGTGTGTGGCTTCTTGGAAGGTCATGAACATGGGCGTGGGCGTGCACCTTTGGGCACTGCATTATTGCATGCACTCCATTTTGATTTATGTTTGTGTTGGCTTGGGACTGGCTGACGGAGGAACTGGGACATACGAATCGCTATTTGCCATCATTTTGATCTGTCTTATTGAATATATATGAATCGAAAAGAGGTAGAGGAAATATGAAACTCCATTGTAAATAGGATTTTAGTCTCATATTAAAAGTTGTAAAACATATTAGtcagtttatattgattcatatgtattgatgatgtgaacacATGGGGAGAGACTTTCTCATATATAGATGCGCTGACTCATGTACGAGCACAACTTGGGGGCGCCAAATGCCGAAGCGGTCGGGACAAAATTTattcaagtggaacaaccaatattttgccacataatttttgttgttgtttatttaagtgtgtaacagatgcattaaattaaagattaatgtAGAATGTAAATGGCCAAGTGACACATGGGCATTTCACTACTCAacgaataatgatcattaattgatTATTAATATTGCCCATTGATCTGAGCTGCTACATAAGGAGACTGCGATCACATGCAAAAGTAAGAtaagcagaagctctccacctctGTTTCCCTCCTCCTTTGTCGTGCATCTCTTACTCGGCGGATTATTCGTAGCAGCAGTCGGGTACCTCTAGTTTGCCGTGACTACTAGTACTTAGTATGCATCATAGTTAACTATTGTATTCTGGGAAATAGACGATCCGAGAAAACCTCGAAACACAACCGGAGGTGGGGTAAATCCGTTTTAAGGAAACTGCGTCCATCACAGGCCTTGACCTCTTTGTTCACTCGACTGCACGCTTGCTCTACCGCTCATTCGCTCAGGACCTTCATCCGCTCGGTCGTACGCTCGCTCGATCACTCACTCGTTCGACCTCTTCGTTTGCTCAGCTACACACCCGTCCGGCCGCATGCTCACTCGGTAGTTCACTCGCTCGGCCACTCACTTGCTCAGCCTCTTCATCCGTGGCTGCACGCTCGTCCGACGGCACACTCGCTCGACCTCTTCATTTGCTTGGCTGTTCACTCGATCGGTCTCTCTACCCGCTCGGCTGATCTACTTGCTTGCTCAACTGCACTACCCGGTCGACGGTTCTACTGGACGACCACTTAGCTTAGCTTGATCGGTCTATTTTATTGCTCTGCTTGCTTGATCGCACTGTTCGATCAGCCACTTCGTCCATTTGGTCGTGTCTACCACTCGACCGATCTACCAGCTCTGCCACGTGTCGACTCTGCCTCACGACCCGCTCGATCGATCTGCCCACTCTATTAATTTCAATCTACGTTTAGCACTTGGTAGAAAATTAACTCTCATTAATAATCTAAGATTATCAGATCCGGTCATCTTAACATATAAAGAATTTGATACATTATAATGTAAATTCTTATTGTATTTTCCTACCTGTCTATCAAATGAGTAGAGGTGAGACAAAGGaaatataattgttcaagttaatttatttatttagtttgtttattaaaaatcttatcGAATTCTAAAGACTTGTTCATGAACATGTATTATTTATGATATCGTTCAAACTTTTAATATAAAGCtattttttaatctatttatggaatttatattattattttttatttttaatgtattATAAATAGTAAATTTTAAAAGAACATTAAAAAATGTTCACGAATATTTAATTGCATTTTGTTCATTGATGATGTGCGGTAAAATTAACAACATTGGAGTTTTATTGCCATtctcataatattttttttagtaatCAAAATATCAATTCTTCAATTAATTTTAGAGGTGATTAATCTGAttccataaaatttttttattaaccatTAGGATAAATTTGAAAGTGCGAATGTCGTGTCGATTTGCAACCAACGCCCTAGCTAGAATTGTCTTACCATCGGAGAAAATTAATCCACAGTGTGAAAGCTCCTCACCGTTCTCAGTTCTCACACTTATGTGCATATTAGAGAGTCATCTTTCCcttttattatctttttatttagaGGTGGGAATGAAAGTGAAAAACCACTAGATTCTTGCCAAAGTCTTATAGATATATGCAAATGCCTTATAATTAACCTAAAGTCTAGTGCAAAACACATCATGCCTTCGTTGGTTGCcactagggctgtaaatgaaccaagcgttcgtgaacaagcttggtgttcggcttggtaaaagcttgtttatgttcgttcaatatgcacaagattaactaaacaaacaagtttgaacagttcgttaagctaaacaaacaagcttgaacacatatgtgttcaactcgtttacgttcgtgaacaacgttcatgaataatattcgtgaacaacataataaaattattttcaatatactaaataaataataaaaataaaataaataaatttaaattatcaagctcaataaccaatcaaacaactgaaagttttaaacaatcaaacaatcttgaattgagagctcgataacatctaaacaaatcaagctcgaaccaagctcaagccaagctcgaaccaagctcaagccaagcttaaattgagagctcaataacatctaaacgaaccaagctcaagtcaagattcaaacaagctcaagctcatcaaaaataaaccaagccaagcttgaacactcatttcaaaagcttggttcattttaagctcggctcggctcggctcggctcggcttgtttacagccctagttGCCACTATAACAAATATTCATTGTATCGTTTATGGTGAGATGTCAATTTTATTGTAGGTCACCGAAGAAGATGATGCAAACATCTCTCATGTGATGCTAGAGATATCCCCCATTgaattccttctttgcttttggtaGAAAGACATACTTTTATCGAATGAAGTCTTAAAGCACATCTTCAACCAAAATGAACAAAAAAAGGAGGGGTGGAGGATGACTTTGATTAAGACATTTAATCATTGAATATATTTTTGAAGCATTTTTAAGAATAATGGAAGATTTAGAATGGCTTAGaacttaattaattattctaATTGAGAGAGATAGAATAACTAGCTagtgaataaaaaataatatccaaAAATAAACTATTCTAGTAATGGAGAAAACCATGTGCACATCGTTAGTTTACTCCACATTGATTTGCAAGAGGATGAGAGCACAAGCTCACATACTATAGCTTATTCCATGAACCTAATAATATAAATGCTAAATCGAGTATGCGTTGGGCAACAAAAGTAAACCGAGTCAAAACTAATTGGGTTGACAACTAGTCCAATTGGGGCAATTAATGGCTCGGACATGTGCTAGAAGCCCATTGTTTGGGCGAGCCCAAATAGAGATAGACATGCTAAATTTGAGGTCGCACTCgatatatttctttttaatcctTTAGATCACCCCCCATCTTCGCAACAACATGTGATCCCTAGTGTGTCATGACACTCAAGAGTCCCTTAGCTATTATCTTCTCATTTTCATGATGATAAGATCTTCAAGATCATGACACTTGAGAAAATCATGCCTAGAAGTCCCTAACTAGCAAACCAACCGTCATCTTTGTGAGACTATGCTCGAGAATTTCATCACGATCATGCCTTTGTCTTTGTGAGTATAAGATCATCTCTTCGTGAATTTTTTAGAGTTGGATAATCCTCATCAACTCGTAACAAAAGTCTACAATTTAAAGTATGTGAGTTTTAAATTGGCTATTATAATGCACTCAACATTAAAATCAAACTAATTGTACATCCCTTTAGCAATATTCATTAATGGAGGCactaaatgaaaattttaaaataatagcatTAATATCAACTTATTTTATTGGAAAAcactaaagaaaataataaaaacaatccATCAATTTTGACCGTTGATCACCCTTAACCTATAAAAGAACTGGGGGAAAACATCGCCGACAGCTGTCGATCCACGACATCAGCGAATGACGATGAAGAATCCAGATGTGCTTTTCTTAAATCCACGTCATTAATTAGACTGGTCCGGCGGAGCATCATACCGGAATGGAAGatttatatttaaatgaatttataaataCGAGTTTTTGGGCTTCACTGGGTCTTTCGGTTTCACTGCCTCTCGCCGCAGGGAGTCGATGGGGGCGGAAGGTGCCGACACACCGGCAGGAGGCGCGGCTCGAGATCCGTGATCCAGCGGTCGCGTCTGCGCACTCGGATCGGAGAGCGGGCGGCGGCGATGGCGAACTCTGAGGCGGCGGAGGGGCTGACTGGATTCGTGTCGGCGGCGAGGGCGGAGGAGTTGAAGAAAGAGCTGCGGCGGAAGGTGAGGGAGATTTCAGAGTCGGAGGATTGCGGCGTGGGGACTTATGAGGATGCGGCCAGGGCGCTCGCGGCACTCAGGGAACTAAGGTCCGGCGGGAGCGTGAGTCCGAAGGAGGCCCTAGCGAGCCAGAGGAAGGCGGAGGAAGAGTTCGAGTCGGCGGCCGTCCCCAAGCATTTCTTGTGCCCGATCTCCTCGGAGCTGATGAGAGATCCCGTCATCCTGGCCTCCGGACAGGTACCGGCGGCTCTGCAGTCTCGATTTACCGAATTAATTGATTCTGGTTCCGCTGCTAACGAAATGCTTCTTGCTCGCCTCTTTCATACCTGTGTAATCGCCTTGTTCCTatttccctttcctcttctttCGCTAGCCGTGCTTTACCTGGATTTTAGGGTTGCGTTGCCGAATTACAGCTTAATTAGGGCGACGAATACCTTAAGATGTTCTGGTAGATGACTCATCCTACTTCCTCCTCCCTGATTTGCCTGTTTTCTTAGTCAATATTCCTCTAATGGAATTTCCGTGTGAAGTTTTGACAATCGACAAGCTGTTGCGATCAAGAACGTGTGTATAAAACGTAGGGTCCTGCTCATTTGCTAGCTCTAACAAGTTTGGTATTTGCCTAAGTTTCTTTAATCAAAGAAaagtacaaaaaaagaaagaaagaaagattgAAAACTTGCCAGTGAAGTCTCATCTCTTACCTTCCATGTCAAGACTGTCAAAATTTCAGACTTTAGGTAATTCTGCACCTACCCTGTCTTTTACTTTCATCCAAAGGACGATTCCTCTAATCCTTTACTGAAACATTTACCGAAACTTGGTAGACTGTTTGCAATATTTGTTTAGAATGGATTGAATTATAATAGTAAACCTTGGCTCTTTCTTGCAATTGAAATTTGTTGGGGGTGTATGATGAGAACGGTTTGGAATTCATTGTTTAAAATAGTAATGCAAATGCTGTGCTTCCGTGCAATCAACATTTGCTGCTTCTCTTTTGCACAGGTTGGATTCTTAGTGGTGCCTCTATTAGTATTGCTCATGGTTCTTGCCTTTTGCAGACCTATGACAGGCTTTTCATCCAGGAATGGTTCAGTTCTGGGAACAGAACATGCCCACAAACTCAGCAAGTCCTCTCGGACATCACCCTCACCCCTAATCACCTTGTCCGCAGCATGATCTCCCAATGGTGTATGGAACATGGCATCACTCTCTCTCCACTAGATCATGAGCAAGAAGGAGGGTTGATCACTAGGAAGGAGCGGAATGCGCGGCGTGGGATCCTCGATAAGATATTGTTGTCCTCTATTCCTGAACAAAAACAAGCAGTTAGGGAGCTCCGTCTGCTCACCAAGCGAAATGGATCGTTTCGAGCATTGGTAGGGGAGAGCCCAAATGCAATACCACAGTTGTTGTCTGTTCTATCTGTGCCGGGATTGAATTGCGACCTGGAGGTGCAGGAGGATACTGTGACCACAATACTTAACCTTTCAATCCATGAAAGCAATAAGAAGATCGTCGGTGACGACCCCCAAGCCATTGTTTTGCTTATTGATGCATTGAAGACTGGAAGTATGGAGACCCGTAGTAATTCAGCTGCGGCACTGTTTAGCTTATCCGCCCTTGAGTCCAACAAGGTCAAGATAGGGGAAATGGGTGCGATGAAACCGCTGGTTGAACTGCTAGAACAAGGCAGTCCCAATGCCAAGAAGGATGCTGGGTCTGCAATCTTCAACCTCTGCATGCTTCACGAGAACCGGGCCAGGGCACTGATGGAAGGGGTGGTTCGTGTGCTCCTGAGGTCCATAGCGGACCAGTCACTCGTCGACGAGTCACTGGCAATCCTCGCATTGTTATCAAGAGACCAAGAGGCAGTCGAGGGGATCGCCGAGTCTGGCGGCGTGGCCTCCATGCTGAGCATAGTAAGGGACGGCGTTTGCCTCCGGAACAAACAGAACAACAAAGAGAACGCAGCGGTCGTTCTGTTCGCAATTTGCATGCATGACCGGACGAAGCTTGGGGATATCGCAGAGGAGGAGAAGTCGACTGGGAGCATCTCTCGTCTGGTTGAGAACGGCACCCCCAGGGCACGCAGGAAGGCTGCTGGAATGCTGGACAAATGGAAGAGGACCATGCGTAGCACGCATTACTCATGTTGAGAAATCACCAGGAGCAAGGAAGATGCACATATGTAAATAATACCCCTCTCCGGTCTTTTTGGTTGCTCTTCGGTACAAAAGATGTGGTAAATTTTTATTTGCTCCAATAAATGTTTGccttttcaacattttttttcgtCTGCCGAGAGAATCAAGATTCGTCTGTTACTATGTGCATACATTGTGGAAATTCTTTtcattttattattactattattaattCGTATTCATTTATATTGTGGATAGGGAAAAAAGAAAGGAGAGCGGCGATTGCGGTGGCGGCGGCGGTGAAGTGCACTCACCGGCTACGCTTCATTGGCAGCACCGCCGCGCACTGATTGCGGACCTCCGATTCACGCGTTTTGCACTTCCTTTCTGTTCTGTCATATCACGGTCCTACTCAACCATTCATTTCATTCCATGGCACCATTCCTTGCATGATCAATCATGATGCCAGCCAGCTTCGACAGCCCACTAAACTTGGATGACTTCGTGTATTACTTTTTTCATGTTTCCTCTGTAGTAAATTCTTGACTGCCCCTTCTTTAGAAAGCCATAGGATCTGTCGTCAAAACTCGACCATTTAAAGCTGCCATGTACATTGCTCAAACTCGCCCTAGCCGATAGCCATAATGCGGCTAAAAAGGGTATGGCACAGAATAGGTGGTGGCTGTCTTGCATGATGCCCTTGGGTGCTGTAAGTCAAAGagatccctcttttcctttgtagttGCCGGTGAGTCACGCACGGCACCGCACGGCACGGGTGTAGTAGCACTTTTGGTGGTGAAAAGCGCTTGTAATTCTGATAACACCTCTATACCTACTCGTAATAATTAAGAATTTCTGTTTGTTGTAGCGATTGACTGTGGTATTTGGACTGTGACTTTGCATTTGTTGCCATGAGAATGCTGTCATCCCTTCCAAAGTAAGTCGTGTTGGATGCGAGGATCGAACAACTAATCAGTTCGGTTTGATCAAGTGTGTCAGATCGGTTGAGTTGGGGTGAGTAAGCTGACCGTGTGTTGGCTTAGACCATCTGATCAAGATGAATAAGTCAGTTAGGTTGGACGGTTTGACTATGCAAAATTGGCTAAGCCTTGCATAGTCTAGCAAAGTAGACAATTAAGCAAAGTTGAGTAGGTAGGTCATGTCGAGCGAGATGGGCGAGCAGATTGGATCAAGCGTTTGGCAACTTGAATGGGATGAGCAAGCCAAACATTCTTGCCAGTCCCAATGAGTAAGTCAGAGCAAATTAGGCAAGTCAAGTCAGTTTGAGCAAACTGAGCAGGCAAGTCATTTAGTCAATTTAAATCTGAGTTACGCCAACACAGACACAAAAATGCAAGCCCATGAGCGTCTCTCAACCAATGTACCCCTTTGGTGTTGTCTCGTGTTCCTTTCATTCAATTGGCAAGTAATCTTCCATCCTCTTCGATTTTAGAGTTCATGGCACTCGGATGGACAAGTGAGTCATATGGGTAAGACAAGTCGAGTGGGCACACCAATTTAGTCATGTCAAACTCATAGGAAAATTAAGTTCCCTACtccactctttttttttaaaaaaaaaaaaaacctttttctcCATTTCAACTTTCTTTTCGCTCTCTCTTC
This region of Zingiber officinale cultivar Zhangliang chromosome 9A, Zo_v1.1, whole genome shotgun sequence genomic DNA includes:
- the LOC122020221 gene encoding U-box domain-containing protein 9-like; the encoded protein is MANSEAAEGLTGFVSAARAEELKKELRRKVREISESEDCGVGTYEDAARALAALRELRSGGSVSPKEALASQRKAEEEFESAAVPKHFLCPISSELMRDPVILASGQTYDRLFIQEWFSSGNRTCPQTQQVLSDITLTPNHLVRSMISQWCMEHGITLSPLDHEQEGGLITRKERNARRGILDKILLSSIPEQKQAVRELRLLTKRNGSFRALVGESPNAIPQLLSVLSVPGLNCDLEVQEDTVTTILNLSIHESNKKIVGDDPQAIVLLIDALKTGSMETRSNSAAALFSLSALESNKVKIGEMGAMKPLVELLEQGSPNAKKDAGSAIFNLCMLHENRARALMEGVVRVLLRSIADQSLVDESLAILALLSRDQEAVEGIAESGGVASMLSIVRDGVCLRNKQNNKENAAVVLFAICMHDRTKLGDIAEEEKSTGSISRLVENGTPRARRKAAGMLDKWKRTMRSTHYSC